The following are encoded together in the Sphingomicrobium clamense genome:
- a CDS encoding sulfite exporter TauE/SafE family protein has protein sequence MDWGYWVSGGLSGVVIGFSLALIGGGGSILAVPLMMYVVGAPAPHIAIGTSALAVAANAATGLWNHARKGNVIWSSGLLFAGAGVVGAFLGSTGGKAFDGQKLLFLFAILMIVVGVLMLRRKGDGGSRPGALTKANAPKVGATGIGAGLASGFFGIGGGFLIVPGLIASTRMAMLKAVGTSLVGVTAFGLTTALNYARDGLVDWALAALFVAGGFIGSLLGTRAAAHLSSKGQLTKAFSGVIFVIAAYMLYRSGSEAF, from the coding sequence ATGGATTGGGGCTACTGGGTCTCGGGCGGGCTGTCGGGTGTCGTGATCGGGTTCAGCCTCGCGCTGATCGGCGGAGGCGGATCGATCCTGGCAGTGCCGTTGATGATGTATGTCGTCGGCGCTCCTGCGCCGCACATCGCAATCGGGACGAGTGCGCTGGCGGTCGCGGCGAATGCGGCGACGGGGCTTTGGAATCATGCGCGCAAGGGCAATGTCATCTGGAGCAGCGGTTTGCTGTTTGCGGGTGCTGGCGTTGTAGGAGCGTTCCTGGGATCGACGGGCGGGAAGGCGTTTGATGGGCAAAAGCTGTTGTTTTTGTTCGCGATTCTGATGATCGTCGTGGGCGTGCTGATGCTGCGGCGCAAAGGGGATGGCGGATCGCGGCCCGGAGCGCTGACCAAGGCCAATGCGCCCAAGGTGGGTGCGACGGGGATCGGCGCAGGGCTTGCGTCGGGCTTCTTCGGGATTGGCGGCGGTTTTCTGATCGTGCCCGGTCTCATCGCCTCGACCCGCATGGCAATGCTCAAGGCGGTGGGCACGAGCCTTGTCGGCGTGACCGCTTTCGGGCTCACCACCGCGCTCAACTATGCGCGCGACGGGCTGGTGGACTGGGCGCTGGCGGCGTTGTTCGTGGCGGGCGGATTTATCGGCTCGCTGCTCGGCACCCGCGCTGCGGCGCACCTTTCGTCCAAGGGCCAGCTGACCAAGGCATTTAGCGGCGTGATCTTCGTCATCGCCGCCTACATGCTTTATCGGTCGGGCAGCGAAGCCTTCTAG
- a CDS encoding mechanosensitive ion channel family protein, with protein sequence MSDTPNTLQQVDADINESWETIDGIIDGFFAALPKIAIGIVVFLVFWLIARTVRSAMKRAKFGDDETSTLSTVFARLAFYAIMIIGLFVALTVILPSLTPGQLISGLGIGGLAIGFAFQDIFQNLLAGIMILIRQPFKVGDEIESGDFSGRVEAIETRATFIRTFDNRRVIIPNSQIYSDPLKVMTAYDIRRSEYDVGIGYGDDIATAKETMLEAIKSVEGVLTARPAQVLVSSLDASWITLRARWWTDAERSQETKVRSDVIEAIAGALTKAGIDMPFDTQVVLFHDQTEETDGDRAKQREGWPTVPDKDPKPAKMVDAMRERAANRNAKDSA encoded by the coding sequence ATGAGCGACACTCCAAACACCCTTCAGCAGGTCGATGCTGACATCAACGAGAGCTGGGAAACCATCGATGGGATCATCGATGGCTTCTTCGCCGCCCTTCCCAAGATTGCCATCGGCATCGTCGTCTTTTTGGTCTTCTGGCTGATCGCGCGCACGGTGCGCTCAGCCATGAAGCGCGCCAAATTTGGCGACGATGAGACCAGCACGCTGTCGACCGTCTTCGCGCGGCTGGCCTTCTACGCCATCATGATCATCGGCCTGTTCGTCGCGCTTACGGTGATCCTCCCGTCGCTGACCCCGGGACAGCTCATCTCGGGCCTAGGCATCGGCGGGCTCGCGATCGGCTTCGCCTTCCAGGACATCTTCCAGAACCTGCTGGCCGGGATCATGATCCTCATCCGCCAGCCCTTCAAGGTGGGCGACGAGATCGAGAGCGGCGACTTTTCGGGACGTGTCGAGGCGATCGAGACGCGCGCGACCTTCATTCGCACTTTCGATAATCGCCGCGTCATCATCCCCAACAGCCAAATCTATTCCGACCCGCTCAAGGTCATGACCGCCTACGACATCCGCCGCAGCGAATATGATGTCGGCATTGGCTATGGCGACGACATTGCGACCGCCAAGGAAACGATGCTCGAAGCGATCAAGTCGGTCGAAGGCGTGCTTACCGCGCGGCCTGCACAGGTGCTGGTCTCCTCGCTCGATGCCAGCTGGATCACGTTGCGCGCGCGCTGGTGGACCGATGCCGAACGCAGCCAGGAAACCAAGGTCCGCAGTGACGTGATCGAGGCGATTGCCGGCGCGCTGACCAAGGCCGGCATCGACATGCCGTTCGATACGCAGGTCGTCCTGTTCCACGACCAGACCGAAGAGACCGATGGCGACCGCGCGAAGCAGCGTGAGGGCTGGCCCACCGTTCCCGATAAGGATCCCAAGCCTGCCAAGATGGTCGATGCGATGCGCGAACGCGCCGCCAATCGCAACGCCAAGGATAGCGCCTAG
- a CDS encoding ABC transporter permease/M1 family aminopeptidase produces the protein MIAKIAGFELRYHMKSPTFWVALLIFFLLGFGLTASDNVQINAGGALKENSPWSLHVLTGAASIFYLMVVTAFVANAIIRDDTTGYAPIVRATPVTERQMVLGRFLGGYGAAALGFLIVPLGAFIGTLMPWVDAELVGPQNATYYLWPYLTMALPNIFIASAFLFMLATLTRSMMWTYIGVVGFVVGYLIVTSVAGGNPDLRPTFARFEPLGMGAFGEATRYWTAFEQNNRLVPLAGLMLFNRVFVIILGMVFLAITMWRFSLSEKPASKRKLKKLAKAKAKEEKFASIEPTRGGASITAKDGSISAWSQFVARLRVEVKLILRSPGLLILMLIAVGFTASALWGGNQLYGAGNYATVADTISQVRDNFAIFILIIAAFYGGETVWRERDHKLGEIVDSAPVPAWAMTLPKIIAVFLVIVLVNVSGMLTGLLYQLTAGAPDLGIGRYIGWFILPAAVDAALIAVLAVVIQVLSPNKYVGWGLILAWFLGTIVLSSWGYTNPLYIYGAGPSVPLSDMVDPAPFEFGARIMQAYWAAWAVVLALVAHLLWPRGTDLALKSRFKRLRNSGASKSVLAIFAVALVSIVSLGAFAHHNIKVLNEYRTSDENEKLLADYEKKYLKYEDVVQPIVTDVKLDVDLFPDDRRLKVEGRYALVNDTDEAIPELWVREGSFDVEYDTLDVAGASLKSHDEEFGVRIYEFDTPLQPGETSELTFNSRVWYRGFRATGAATSITPDASFINNRSFTPVLGMDRSGMLSDRQARRRQGLPDELRPAKLEDMSATNKNALAMDWVMSDITLSTDADQVPLAPGNKVSDEIEGDRRVARFVSPAPILNFFSIQSADYQVAERDFEGIKLSVYYHDEHDWNVERMLDAMEASLGYYQENFGPYQFDHARIVEFPGYASFAQAYAGTMPYSEAIGFTTKIGETDTDFITYVIAHELAHQYWAHQVIGAGMQGDALTTETMASYSAIMVMKSLLGEDQMRRFLKFELDRYLSGRKGETNEELPLIRMENQSYIHYRKGGHVLALLAHRMGEDRVNRAFASFIDKWKFKGAPYHRSLDFVAELRAVAESEEEQRLITDLFEKIVLFDLKVGDVDTKEVDGRWQTTFTVEAAKYEANGKGKETKVTMSEPIEIGLFTDRPGFDEFSSEDVLVMETRTVEGGKTEYVLMSDKRPSYVGIDPYNRYIDRRSEDNVKAVSDS, from the coding sequence ATGATCGCCAAGATCGCCGGCTTCGAGCTGCGCTACCACATGAAGAGCCCGACCTTTTGGGTCGCCTTGCTCATTTTTTTCCTCCTCGGTTTCGGGCTTACCGCGTCGGATAACGTCCAGATCAACGCGGGCGGGGCGCTCAAGGAGAACTCGCCCTGGTCACTTCACGTCCTGACGGGCGCGGCCTCGATCTTCTACCTGATGGTCGTCACCGCCTTCGTCGCAAACGCGATCATCCGCGACGACACGACCGGCTACGCCCCGATCGTGCGCGCGACCCCGGTGACCGAGCGGCAGATGGTGCTCGGCCGCTTCCTCGGTGGCTACGGTGCCGCCGCGCTCGGCTTCCTGATCGTCCCGCTGGGTGCCTTCATCGGCACGCTGATGCCTTGGGTCGATGCCGAGCTCGTCGGGCCGCAGAACGCGACTTACTATCTCTGGCCCTATCTCACGATGGCGCTGCCCAACATCTTCATTGCCAGCGCCTTCCTGTTCATGCTCGCGACGCTCACCCGCTCGATGATGTGGACCTATATCGGTGTGGTCGGCTTCGTGGTCGGCTATCTTATCGTCACGTCGGTCGCGGGCGGCAATCCCGACCTGCGCCCGACCTTCGCGCGGTTCGAGCCGCTTGGCATGGGCGCATTCGGTGAGGCCACGCGCTACTGGACCGCGTTCGAACAGAATAACCGCCTCGTCCCGCTCGCCGGGCTGATGCTGTTCAATCGCGTCTTCGTGATTATTCTCGGCATGGTCTTCCTCGCCATCACCATGTGGCGCTTCAGCCTGTCGGAAAAGCCCGCCTCGAAGCGGAAGCTGAAGAAGCTCGCCAAGGCCAAGGCGAAAGAAGAGAAGTTCGCCAGCATCGAGCCGACCCGTGGCGGCGCATCGATCACCGCCAAGGACGGATCGATCAGCGCCTGGTCGCAATTCGTCGCCCGCCTGCGGGTCGAGGTGAAGCTGATCCTACGCAGCCCCGGACTCTTGATCCTCATGCTCATCGCGGTCGGCTTCACCGCCAGTGCGCTGTGGGGCGGCAACCAGCTCTACGGCGCGGGCAACTATGCCACCGTTGCCGACACCATCTCGCAGGTGCGCGACAATTTCGCGATCTTCATCCTCATCATCGCGGCCTTCTACGGCGGCGAGACGGTGTGGCGCGAACGCGACCACAAGCTTGGCGAGATCGTCGACAGTGCCCCGGTCCCGGCCTGGGCCATGACCCTGCCGAAGATCATCGCGGTCTTCCTCGTGATCGTCCTGGTCAACGTCTCGGGCATGCTCACTGGCCTGCTCTACCAGCTGACCGCCGGCGCCCCCGATCTCGGCATCGGCCGCTATATTGGGTGGTTTATTCTGCCCGCAGCAGTCGACGCGGCGTTGATCGCGGTACTCGCAGTCGTCATCCAGGTGCTGAGCCCCAACAAATATGTCGGCTGGGGCCTCATCCTCGCTTGGTTCCTCGGTACGATCGTCCTGTCGAGCTGGGGCTACACCAACCCGCTCTACATTTATGGTGCGGGCCCGTCGGTCCCCTTGTCCGACATGGTCGACCCGGCCCCGTTCGAATTCGGCGCGCGCATCATGCAGGCCTATTGGGCGGCATGGGCGGTGGTGCTGGCGCTCGTGGCGCATCTCTTGTGGCCGCGCGGTACCGACCTCGCGCTCAAGTCGCGCTTCAAGCGGCTCCGCAATAGCGGCGCCAGCAAGAGCGTGCTTGCCATCTTCGCCGTCGCGCTCGTCTCGATCGTCTCGCTGGGCGCCTTTGCCCACCACAATATCAAGGTGCTCAACGAGTATCGCACCAGCGACGAGAACGAGAAACTGCTCGCCGATTACGAGAAGAAATATCTCAAATATGAGGATGTCGTCCAACCGATCGTCACCGACGTGAAGCTCGACGTCGACCTCTTCCCCGACGATCGCCGTCTCAAGGTCGAGGGCCGCTACGCGCTGGTCAACGACACGGACGAGGCAATCCCCGAATTGTGGGTGCGCGAGGGTAGCTTCGATGTGGAATATGACACGCTCGACGTCGCCGGCGCCTCGCTGAAGTCCCATGACGAAGAATTTGGAGTGCGCATCTACGAGTTCGATACGCCACTCCAGCCGGGCGAGACGTCGGAGCTGACCTTCAACTCGCGTGTCTGGTATCGAGGGTTCCGCGCGACCGGCGCGGCGACCAGCATCACGCCCGATGCCAGCTTCATCAACAACCGCTCCTTCACGCCGGTGCTCGGCATGGATCGCTCGGGCATGCTCAGCGACCGTCAGGCCCGTCGTCGCCAGGGCCTGCCCGACGAATTGCGCCCTGCGAAGCTCGAGGACATGTCGGCGACCAACAAGAATGCGCTGGCGATGGACTGGGTGATGAGCGACATCACCCTCTCGACCGATGCCGACCAGGTGCCGCTGGCGCCCGGCAACAAGGTCTCCGACGAGATCGAAGGCGACCGCCGCGTGGCACGTTTCGTCAGCCCCGCGCCGATCCTCAACTTCTTCTCGATCCAGTCGGCGGACTACCAAGTCGCTGAGCGCGATTTCGAAGGCATCAAGCTGTCCGTCTATTATCACGACGAGCATGACTGGAATGTCGAACGGATGCTCGACGCGATGGAGGCATCGCTCGGCTATTATCAGGAGAATTTCGGACCCTATCAATTCGACCATGCCCGCATCGTCGAATTCCCGGGCTACGCGAGCTTCGCGCAGGCGTACGCGGGTACCATGCCCTATTCCGAGGCGATCGGGTTCACGACCAAGATCGGGGAGACCGACACCGACTTCATCACCTACGTCATCGCACACGAATTGGCGCACCAGTATTGGGCGCACCAGGTCATCGGCGCAGGGATGCAAGGCGATGCGCTGACCACGGAGACGATGGCCAGCTACTCGGCGATAATGGTCATGAAGTCGTTGCTCGGCGAGGACCAGATGCGTCGCTTCCTGAAGTTCGAGCTCGACCGCTACCTTTCGGGTCGCAAGGGCGAGACCAATGAGGAATTGCCGCTCATCCGGATGGAGAACCAGTCCTACATCCACTATCGCAAGGGCGGCCATGTGCTCGCGCTGCTTGCCCACCGCATGGGCGAGGACCGCGTCAATCGCGCCTTCGCCAGCTTCATCGACAAGTGGAAGTTCAAGGGCGCGCCCTATCACCGTTCGCTCGATTTCGTCGCAGAGCTGCGCGCCGTCGCTGAGAGCGAGGAAGAGCAGCGGCTGATCACCGACCTGTTCGAGAAGATCGTGCTGTTCGACCTCAAGGTCGGGGATGTCGACACCAAAGAGGTCGACGGCCGCTGGCAAACCACCTTCACCGTCGAGGCCGCAAAATATGAGGCGAACGGCAAGGGCAAGGAAACGAAAGTCACCATGTCCGAACCGATCGAGATCGGCCTTTTCACCGATCGTCCGGGCTTCGATGAATTCTCGTCCGAGGACGTCCTCGTCATGGAAACGCGGACCGTCGAGGGCGGGAAGACCGAATATGTGCTGATGAGCGACAAGCGGCCATCCTACGTCGGGATCGACCCCTATAATCGCTACATCGACCGCCGTTCGGAGGACAATGTGAAGGCCGTTTCCGACAGCTAA
- a CDS encoding ABC transporter ATP-binding protein: protein MLTIENLSHTYPNGTKALSGVNLDIPRGMYGLLGPNGAGKSTLMRIVATLQTPSEGEVHFGNLDVLKDPDALRRRLGYLPQDFGVYPRVSAYDMLDHMAVLKGISARSERKAVVETLLEQTNLWAVRGKSIAGFSGGMRQRFGIAQALIGDPDLIIVDEPTAGLDPEERNRFLNLLAGIGDEKVVILSTHIVDDVDDLCPQMSVLANGQVQLEGKPADLIAETRGRVWKTTVDHDQVDAVREQHEVISTRLFAGKTIVHVLSDTQPAGYEPVQGGLEDVYFATLADVRRAA from the coding sequence ATGCTCACCATCGAGAATCTCAGCCATACCTATCCCAACGGGACCAAGGCGCTTTCTGGCGTCAATCTCGACATTCCGCGCGGCATGTATGGCTTGCTGGGCCCCAACGGTGCGGGCAAGTCGACGCTCATGCGCATCGTCGCCACGCTCCAGACGCCGAGCGAAGGCGAGGTGCACTTCGGGAATCTCGACGTCCTCAAGGACCCCGACGCGCTGCGCCGTCGCCTCGGCTACCTGCCCCAGGACTTCGGCGTTTACCCGCGCGTTTCCGCCTACGACATGCTCGACCACATGGCGGTCCTCAAGGGCATCTCCGCGCGCAGCGAGCGCAAGGCCGTCGTCGAAACGCTCCTCGAGCAGACCAACCTGTGGGCCGTGCGCGGCAAGTCGATCGCCGGCTTCTCGGGCGGGATGCGCCAGCGCTTCGGCATCGCCCAGGCGCTGATCGGCGATCCCGACCTCATCATCGTCGACGAGCCCACTGCGGGCCTTGATCCCGAAGAACGCAACCGCTTCCTCAACCTCCTCGCCGGCATCGGCGACGAGAAGGTCGTGATCCTCTCGACCCACATCGTCGACGACGTCGACGACCTGTGCCCGCAAATGTCGGTGCTCGCCAACGGTCAGGTCCAGCTGGAGGGCAAGCCCGCCGACCTTATTGCCGAGACGCGCGGCCGGGTCTGGAAGACCACGGTCGATCACGACCAGGTCGACGCCGTGCGCGAGCAGCACGAAGTCATCTCGACCCGCCTCTTCGCGGGCAAGACCATCGTCCATGTCCTCTCCGACACCCAGCCCGCCGGCTACGAGCCCGTGCAGGGTGGTCTCGAAGACGTCTATTTCGCCACGCTCGCCGACGTGCGCCGCGCCGCCTGA
- a CDS encoding NAD(P)H-dependent flavin oxidoreductase produces MSLPPILQNLRIPVIGAPLFIISHPALVIAQCKAGVVGSFPALNARPASQLDEWLHEITEALDKHNAENPDQPAAPFAVNQIVHPTNVRFEEDMQICEKHKVPIVITSLGAREELNTAVHGWGGITLHDIINNRFAKKALQKGADGLIAVAAGAGGHAGKISPFALIQEIREFFDGPLILSGAIARGDAVLAAQAMGADLAYIGSPFIATHEARAVDEYKEEIVNSGADDIVASSLFTGIHGNYLKGPIRRAGMDPDNLPEADPSKMNFDGAKAWKDIWGSGQGIGAIKEIVGAGDLVARMAEEYRAAQERICA; encoded by the coding sequence TTGAGCCTGCCCCCGATCCTGCAGAATCTGCGCATCCCCGTCATCGGTGCGCCGTTGTTCATCATCTCGCACCCCGCGCTGGTCATTGCGCAGTGCAAGGCCGGGGTCGTCGGGAGTTTTCCCGCGCTCAACGCCCGCCCCGCGAGCCAGCTTGACGAGTGGTTGCACGAGATTACCGAGGCGCTCGACAAGCATAATGCGGAGAACCCGGACCAGCCGGCGGCGCCGTTCGCGGTCAACCAGATCGTCCATCCGACGAACGTGCGCTTCGAAGAGGACATGCAGATTTGCGAAAAGCACAAGGTGCCGATCGTCATCACGTCGCTGGGCGCGCGCGAGGAGCTGAATACCGCGGTGCATGGGTGGGGCGGCATCACGCTGCACGACATCATCAACAACCGCTTCGCGAAGAAAGCGCTGCAAAAGGGTGCGGACGGGCTGATCGCGGTCGCGGCGGGCGCAGGCGGGCATGCGGGCAAGATTTCGCCCTTCGCGCTGATCCAGGAAATCCGCGAATTTTTCGACGGGCCGCTGATCCTTTCGGGCGCGATCGCGCGCGGCGACGCGGTGCTCGCGGCGCAAGCGATGGGCGCAGACCTCGCCTACATCGGCTCCCCATTCATCGCCACGCACGAGGCGCGTGCGGTCGACGAATATAAGGAAGAGATCGTCAATTCGGGCGCCGACGACATCGTCGCCTCGTCGCTCTTCACCGGCATTCACGGAAATTACCTCAAAGGCCCGATCCGGCGCGCCGGCATGGACCCGGACAATTTGCCAGAGGCCGATCCGAGCAAGATGAATTTCGACGGCGCGAAGGCGTGGAAGGATATCTGGGGTTCGGGCCAGGGCATCGGCGCGATCAAGGAGATTGTCGGCGCGGGCGATCTGGTCGCCCGCATGGCCGAAGAGTATCGCGCCGCCCAAGAGCGGATCTGCGCCTAG
- a CDS encoding DUF1465 family protein translates to MEQQDHESSRITPRLIEQLYTEAMLLADEARAYFDTAGREERQSLEPFARVGFACESLKVTTRIMHIVAWLLTQRAVESGEISGHDGRRPERRLGHANESDMDVVKTLPPIAQRLIAQSADLYERVKRLDEGQVAEMPAESPARALMGRLERGLYDQN, encoded by the coding sequence ATGGAACAGCAGGATCACGAATCTTCGCGCATCACGCCGCGCCTGATCGAGCAGCTTTATACCGAAGCCATGCTGCTTGCAGACGAGGCGCGTGCCTATTTCGATACGGCCGGTCGCGAAGAGCGCCAATCGCTCGAACCGTTCGCGCGAGTGGGCTTCGCCTGTGAATCCCTCAAGGTCACTACGCGAATCATGCATATCGTCGCCTGGCTCCTGACCCAGCGTGCGGTCGAAAGCGGCGAGATTTCAGGCCATGACGGGCGTCGTCCCGAGCGTCGCCTCGGTCATGCCAACGAAAGCGACATGGACGTCGTGAAGACGCTGCCCCCGATCGCCCAGCGGCTGATCGCGCAAAGCGCCGACCTCTACGAGCGCGTGAAGCGCCTCGACGAAGGCCAGGTTGCGGAGATGCCTGCCGAAAGTCCCGCGCGCGCGCTCATGGGCCGCCTCGAGCGCGGCCTCTACGACCAGAACTAG
- a CDS encoding YdcH family protein → MNDDDPSELIAALKVQHRRLDEEIERLREAGNVDQMELARLKKQKLHLKDEIERLLDNSTPDIIA, encoded by the coding sequence ATGAACGACGACGATCCGTCCGAACTGATCGCAGCCCTCAAGGTCCAGCACCGGCGACTCGACGAGGAAATCGAGCGATTGCGCGAGGCGGGCAATGTCGACCAGATGGAATTGGCGCGTCTCAAGAAGCAGAAATTGCACCTCAAGGACGAAATCGAGCGGTTGCTCGACAACTCCACCCCCGACATCATCGCCTGA
- a CDS encoding YdcH family protein codes for MEKAQVEALEKKHHALHDQIDTEEHRVHPDEDLIHRLKKEKLRLKDMMAGH; via the coding sequence ATGGAGAAAGCCCAAGTCGAGGCACTCGAAAAGAAACACCACGCTCTTCACGATCAGATCGACACGGAAGAGCATCGAGTACACCCCGACGAGGATTTGATTCACCGACTTAAGAAAGAGAAACTACGGCTCAAGGACATGATGGCGGGGCATTAG
- the dksA gene encoding RNA polymerase-binding protein DksA, translating into MATALNDLNGVEKFDELVLDEGYRPSEKEEFMGVQQRAYFLAKLKDWKETIVEESRATMAQLQVDSLREPDLADRASSETDWSLELRTRDRQRKLIAKIDAAIRRLYEGEYGYCEVTGDPISLARLEARPIATMTLEAQEKHERTERVSRDERTD; encoded by the coding sequence TTGGCTACGGCTCTCAATGATCTCAATGGCGTCGAAAAGTTCGACGAACTGGTCCTGGACGAGGGATATCGCCCGTCCGAAAAGGAAGAATTCATGGGGGTGCAGCAGCGCGCCTACTTCCTCGCAAAGCTCAAGGACTGGAAAGAGACGATCGTCGAGGAAAGCCGCGCCACGATGGCCCAGCTTCAGGTCGACTCGCTGCGCGAACCCGACCTTGCCGACCGCGCGTCGAGCGAGACCGACTGGTCGCTCGAACTGCGCACCCGCGACCGCCAGCGCAAGCTGATCGCCAAGATCGATGCTGCGATCCGTCGCCTCTACGAAGGCGAATATGGCTATTGCGAAGTGACCGGCGACCCGATCTCGCTGGCCCGCCTTGAAGCCCGTCCGATCGCGACCATGACTCTCGAAGCGCAGGAAAAGCACGAGCGCACCGAACGCGTCAGCCGCGACGAGCGCACCGACTAA
- the surE gene encoding 5'/3'-nucleotidase SurE, which yields MRILLTNDDGIHAPGLEVLERLAAPLASELWIVAPAEEQSGAGHSLTLHSPLRIRKHGEKRYSVTGTPTDAVMLALGKLMKGNWPDLILSGVNRGANLGEDITYSGTVSAAMEGALAGVPSIALSQVMNRDDLSLGFAAAEAHGPELLEKLIKALPEKRMLTNVNFPACAPEDVQGTIACQQGFRDYLRLDVDERTDPRGFRYYWFGLGPSEETPGHRTDLERVTDNYIAVTPLHLDLTHYPSIERLAGVLDANEQSK from the coding sequence ATGCGAATACTTCTGACCAACGACGACGGCATCCACGCACCGGGACTCGAAGTTCTCGAACGACTCGCGGCGCCATTGGCGAGCGAGCTGTGGATCGTCGCGCCCGCCGAGGAGCAGTCGGGCGCCGGCCACAGCCTGACGCTCCACTCGCCCCTGCGGATCCGCAAACATGGCGAGAAGCGCTACTCGGTCACGGGAACGCCGACCGATGCCGTGATGCTTGCGCTTGGCAAGCTGATGAAGGGCAACTGGCCCGACCTCATCCTGTCGGGCGTCAATCGCGGCGCCAATCTGGGCGAGGACATCACCTATTCGGGTACCGTGTCGGCAGCGATGGAGGGCGCGCTGGCAGGGGTGCCGTCGATCGCGCTGAGCCAGGTCATGAACCGCGACGACCTCTCGCTCGGCTTTGCCGCGGCCGAGGCGCACGGACCTGAGTTGCTCGAGAAGCTGATCAAGGCGCTCCCCGAGAAGCGCATGCTCACCAACGTCAACTTCCCCGCATGCGCGCCTGAGGACGTGCAAGGCACGATCGCGTGCCAGCAGGGCTTTCGCGACTATCTACGTCTCGACGTCGACGAGCGCACCGATCCGCGCGGTTTCCGTTACTACTGGTTCGGGCTGGGCCCCTCCGAAGAGACGCCGGGCCACCGCACCGATCTCGAGCGCGTGACCGACAATTATATCGCTGTGACGCCGCTCCATCTCGACCTGACCCATTATCCCTCGATCGAGCGATTGGCGGGGGTGCTGGACGCGAACGAGCAAAGCAAATAG
- a CDS encoding UDP-glucose dehydrogenase family protein: MKITLIGTGYVGLVSGTCFADFGHDVTCFDKDHGKIESLEKGIIPIYEPGLEQLVAQNRERGRLRFTTDLAEALEGSEAIFIAVGTPSRRGDGHADLTFVYEATRELAPMLKKPVVVVTKSTVPVGTGDEIARILKEEGAPEGTSVASNPEFMREGAAIADFKHPDRILIGAEDERARDVLKEIYRPLFLNRAPMLFTSRRTAELTKYAANAFLATKISFINEMADLCEAVGADVQDVARGIGLDNRIGPKFLHAGPGFGGSCFPKDTLALLRTAEEAGVVNRIVTSVVEVNETRKNAMVDRVAKALGGSVEGKRVAVLGLTFKPNTDDMRDAPSIPLVKALVEQGAQVAAFDPVGMDEARKLLPDGVHYGDSAVEIVKDADALVIVTEWDEFRALDLARIKDSMRGNALIDLRNIYETQEAERAGLAYYPVGR, encoded by the coding sequence ATGAAAATCACTCTCATCGGCACCGGCTATGTCGGCCTCGTTTCGGGCACCTGCTTTGCGGACTTCGGCCACGACGTCACCTGTTTCGACAAGGATCATGGCAAGATCGAGAGCCTCGAAAAGGGCATCATCCCGATCTACGAGCCCGGGCTGGAACAGCTGGTCGCGCAGAACCGCGAGCGCGGACGCTTGCGGTTCACGACTGACCTGGCCGAGGCGCTCGAGGGCAGCGAGGCTATCTTCATCGCGGTCGGCACGCCCTCGCGGCGCGGTGACGGCCATGCCGATCTCACCTTCGTTTACGAAGCGACGCGCGAACTGGCGCCAATGCTCAAGAAACCTGTCGTGGTGGTCACCAAGTCGACCGTGCCGGTCGGCACGGGGGATGAGATTGCGCGCATCCTGAAGGAAGAAGGCGCGCCCGAGGGAACGAGCGTCGCCTCCAACCCCGAATTCATGCGCGAGGGCGCGGCGATCGCCGACTTCAAGCATCCCGACCGCATCCTGATCGGTGCCGAGGACGAGCGCGCGCGCGACGTGCTCAAGGAAATCTACCGCCCACTCTTCCTAAACCGGGCGCCAATGCTGTTCACGTCGCGGCGGACGGCAGAGCTGACCAAATATGCCGCCAACGCCTTCTTGGCGACCAAGATCAGCTTCATCAACGAAATGGCCGACCTGTGCGAAGCGGTCGGGGCGGACGTCCAGGACGTCGCGCGCGGTATCGGGCTCGACAACCGGATCGGGCCCAAGTTCCTCCATGCCGGCCCCGGATTCGGCGGCAGCTGTTTCCCGAAAGATACGCTGGCGCTTCTGCGCACCGCCGAAGAAGCGGGTGTGGTCAACCGGATTGTCACGTCGGTGGTCGAGGTCAACGAGACCCGCAAGAATGCCATGGTCGACCGGGTTGCCAAGGCGCTCGGCGGCAGTGTCGAGGGCAAGCGGGTCGCAGTGCTGGGCCTGACTTTCAAGCCCAACACGGACGACATGCGCGATGCGCCGTCCATCCCATTGGTCAAGGCTCTGGTCGAACAAGGCGCACAGGTCGCGGCATTCGATCCGGTCGGCATGGACGAGGCGCGCAAATTGCTGCCCGACGGCGTCCACTATGGCGACAGCGCGGTCGAGATCGTCAAGGACGCCGATGCGTTGGTCATCGTGACCGAATGGGACGAATTCCGCGCACTTGACCTCGCCAGGATCAAGGACAGCATGCGCGGCAATGCGCTCATCGACTTGCGCAATATCTACGAGACCCAGGAAGCCGAGCGGGCGGGCCTCGCTTACTATCCGGTCGGTCGTTAG